The following proteins come from a genomic window of Pararhodobacter sp.:
- a CDS encoding cell wall hydrolase yields MRFANRIAPLGVAMALALSSALPAAAELAVEQGLAIALSAERAAMRSVPEALISRVTAPQAETTALRRYDTSFLMTMPQAASEQVQCLQEAIYHESRGEDVYGQFAVAEVILNRVDLPNYPSTVCGVVHQNADRLNACQFSYACNGRSRAMVEPRARRLAGAIAQIMVSGAPRELTSGATHFHTTGVRPRWATAFQRTGQFGSHLFYREPVRLSSN; encoded by the coding sequence ATGAGATTTGCGAACCGGATTGCGCCCCTTGGGGTTGCGATGGCTCTTGCACTCTCTTCGGCGCTGCCAGCTGCCGCGGAATTGGCTGTAGAACAAGGCTTGGCCATTGCGCTGAGCGCCGAACGTGCCGCGATGCGCAGCGTGCCCGAGGCCTTGATCAGCCGGGTTACTGCGCCGCAGGCGGAAACGACGGCCTTGCGCCGTTATGACACCAGTTTCTTGATGACCATGCCCCAGGCGGCCAGCGAACAGGTGCAGTGCTTGCAAGAAGCGATCTATCACGAATCGCGCGGTGAAGATGTCTATGGCCAGTTTGCCGTGGCCGAAGTGATCCTGAACCGCGTCGATCTGCCGAATTACCCCAGCACCGTCTGCGGCGTCGTGCATCAGAATGCGGATCGCTTGAATGCCTGCCAGTTCAGCTATGCGTGCAACGGCCGCTCACGCGCGATGGTCGAGCCGCGCGCCCGGCGATTGGCGGGGGCGATTGCGCAGATCATGGTGTCCGGCGCACCGCGTGAGCTGACTTCGGGTGCCACGCATTTCCACACCACCGGGGTGCGCCCGCGCTGGGCGACTGCGTTCCAACGCACCGGGCAATTCGGCTCGCATCTGTTTTACCGCGAGCCCGTGCGCCTTTCGAGCAACTGA
- the folP gene encoding dihydropteroate synthase, translating to MTYRHARPRTDLPRPPQAQALAGSAHVWFDTVERVDGTQRTLDAAASWPDLARPRAILPNLPNDRPLVMGIVNVTPDSFSDGGTAFTLEAALARACAMVAAGADILDIGGESTRPGAQDVPVVDEIARTVPVIMAIRASGITTPISIDTRKARVAEAALGAGADMINDVSALGYDPDLAAVAVASRVPICLMHAQGTPQTMQSDPRYDDVLTEVYDYLAQRIDLAVSLGVDAAQVITDPGIGFGKTKLHNLTLLRGLSMFHSLGAPILLGASRKRFIGTISGVEDASLRMPGSVAVALMAAGQGAQILRVHDVAETVQALALWRALTGEGATT from the coding sequence ATGACCTATCGCCATGCTCGCCCCCGCACCGATCTGCCCCGTCCCCCGCAAGCGCAGGCTTTGGCCGGGTCGGCGCATGTCTGGTTCGACACGGTCGAGCGCGTCGACGGCACGCAGCGAACCCTTGATGCGGCGGCAAGTTGGCCCGATCTGGCACGGCCTCGCGCGATCCTGCCAAACCTGCCCAACGACCGCCCATTGGTGATGGGCATCGTCAATGTCACGCCCGACAGCTTTTCCGACGGCGGCACGGCGTTCACGCTGGAGGCGGCTTTGGCGCGCGCGTGTGCGATGGTGGCGGCCGGCGCGGATATTCTGGATATCGGCGGCGAGAGCACGCGGCCCGGCGCGCAGGACGTGCCCGTGGTCGATGAGATCGCCCGCACCGTGCCCGTGATCATGGCGATCCGCGCCTCGGGGATCACCACGCCGATCTCGATTGATACGCGCAAGGCACGGGTGGCCGAGGCGGCCCTGGGCGCGGGTGCCGATATGATCAACGATGTCTCGGCGCTGGGCTATGACCCGGATCTGGCGGCGGTGGCCGTGGCGTCGCGCGTGCCAATCTGTCTGATGCATGCGCAGGGCACGCCACAGACCATGCAGAGCGATCCGCGCTATGACGACGTGCTGACCGAGGTCTATGACTATCTGGCGCAGCGCATCGACTTGGCGGTGTCGCTGGGGGTGGATGCGGCACAGGTGATCACCGACCCCGGCATCGGGTTCGGCAAAACCAAGCTGCATAATTTGACGCTTTTACGCGGGCTGTCGATGTTTCATTCTCTGGGCGCTCCGATTCTCTTGGGGGCCTCGCGCAAGCGATTCATCGGCACGATTTCCGGGGTGGAGGACGCAAGCCTTCGGATGCCCGGTTCGGTGGCTGTGGCGCTGATGGCGGCGGGGCAGGGCGCGCAGATCCTGCGGGTTCACGATGTGGCGGAAACGGTGCAGGCCTTGGCACTCTGGCGTGCCCTGACAGGTGAAGGAGCGACGACATGA
- the glmM gene encoding phosphoglucosamine mutase, which translates to MTRKFFGTDGVRGQANSWPMTAEMALKLGAAAGRYFQLDGKNSHRVVIGKDTRLSCYMLENALTAGLTSTGMNVLLLGPVPTPAVGLLTRSMRADLGIMISASHNTATDNGIKFFGPDGFKLSDGVEAEIETLLAGDVELAAPLDIGRAKRIDDGLGRYVEYAKTTLPRGVRLDGLKVVIDCANGAAYKAAPEVLWELGAEVIPVGVSPNGFNINQDVGSTKPRAAAETVVSHGADLGICLDGDADRVLILDEHGRVADGDQIMALFARRWAEAERLNDGTLVATVMSNLGLERYLQGHGLKLERTAVGDRYVVERMRERGLNLGGEQSGHIVMTDYATTGDGLIAGLQFLLAMAETGQAASALTRQFEPVPQKLHNVRYAPGQTPMDAACVKAAITDAEARLQGCGRLLIRKSGTEPLVRVMVECEDAGLMDQIVAGLVHEIEGAL; encoded by the coding sequence ATGACCCGGAAATTCTTTGGTACCGACGGTGTACGCGGGCAGGCGAACTCCTGGCCCATGACCGCCGAGATGGCGTTGAAACTGGGGGCTGCGGCGGGTCGATATTTTCAGCTGGACGGCAAGAACTCGCATCGTGTGGTAATCGGCAAGGATACGCGCCTGTCGTGCTACATGCTGGAGAATGCACTCACGGCGGGGCTGACCTCGACGGGCATGAACGTGCTGCTGCTTGGCCCGGTGCCGACCCCGGCGGTGGGGCTGCTGACGCGCTCGATGCGGGCCGATCTGGGCATCATGATCTCGGCCAGCCACAACACAGCCACGGATAACGGGATCAAGTTTTTCGGCCCGGACGGGTTCAAATTGTCCGATGGTGTCGAGGCCGAGATCGAGACGCTGTTGGCCGGTGACGTGGAACTGGCGGCGCCGTTGGACATTGGCCGTGCCAAACGCATCGACGATGGTTTGGGCCGCTATGTCGAATATGCCAAGACCACATTGCCGCGCGGCGTGCGGCTGGACGGGTTGAAGGTGGTCATTGATTGCGCGAACGGGGCCGCCTACAAGGCCGCCCCCGAAGTGTTGTGGGAGTTGGGGGCCGAGGTGATCCCGGTGGGTGTCAGCCCCAACGGGTTCAACATCAATCAGGACGTCGGCTCGACGAAACCACGGGCGGCGGCCGAGACGGTGGTGTCGCACGGCGCCGATCTGGGGATTTGCCTCGATGGTGATGCGGACCGTGTGTTGATCCTCGATGAACATGGGCGCGTGGCCGACGGCGATCAGATCATGGCGCTGTTCGCGCGCCGCTGGGCCGAGGCCGAGCGGCTGAACGACGGCACCTTGGTTGCCACGGTGATGTCCAACCTGGGGCTGGAGCGGTATCTGCAGGGGCACGGCCTGAAGCTGGAGCGCACGGCGGTAGGCGACCGCTATGTCGTGGAGCGGATGCGCGAACGGGGGTTGAACCTTGGTGGCGAACAATCCGGTCATATCGTGATGACCGATTACGCCACAACCGGCGATGGCTTGATCGCGGGTCTGCAGTTTCTGTTGGCGATGGCGGAAACCGGCCAGGCAGCCAGCGCCCTGACCCGTCAATTCGAGCCGGTGCCGCAAAAGCTGCACAATGTGCGCTATGCGCCCGGTCAAACGCCGATGGACGCTGCCTGTGTCAAGGCCGCAATCACCGACGCCGAGGCGCGTTTGCAGGGCTGCGGGCGTTTGTTGATCCGCAAATCCGGCACAGAGCCGTTGGTGCGGGTCATGGTCGAATGCGAGGACGCGGGCCTGATGGATCAGATCGTCGCGGGCCTTGTCCACGAGATCGAAGGCGCGCTGTGA
- a CDS encoding DMT family transporter has translation MSAIAAPSRPTLINWVEIFGLGMIWGASFLAVHLALDGIGPFGIATGRIVFAAVTLSLLCLVRRLPLPSLRKTPKIWLHATGMAFFSNVLPFTLLSWAQQHVTSGFAGITMAMVPLFTVSLAHLFLPGERLSRYKVTGFAIGLVGVVILIGTDALDTVGTELEPVARLVCIGATLSYAIGSIITRRCPPVDPIAFSTTALLVASAMILPVALLVEGLPHTMPPVSALAALAYLGLLPTAFATLVLVHVIRTAGPTFLTMTNYHVPVWSVIFGTVILAEPLPPQFLIALGLILLGLLISRIGLKRIHASSAMIR, from the coding sequence ATGTCTGCAATCGCCGCCCCGAGTCGCCCAACGCTGATAAACTGGGTCGAGATCTTTGGTCTCGGCATGATCTGGGGTGCATCCTTTCTGGCGGTGCATCTGGCACTCGATGGAATCGGACCGTTTGGCATTGCGACCGGACGGATTGTCTTTGCCGCCGTCACGCTGTCGCTGTTGTGCCTTGTACGCCGGTTGCCGCTGCCGTCGCTGCGCAAGACGCCGAAAATATGGCTGCACGCGACCGGCATGGCGTTTTTCAGCAATGTGTTGCCCTTTACGCTTTTGTCCTGGGCGCAGCAGCATGTGACCTCGGGCTTTGCCGGAATCACGATGGCCATGGTGCCGCTGTTCACCGTCAGTCTCGCCCATCTTTTCCTACCGGGTGAACGCCTGTCGCGCTACAAGGTCACCGGGTTTGCGATTGGCTTGGTCGGGGTGGTGATCTTGATTGGCACCGACGCATTGGACACCGTCGGCACCGAGCTTGAACCCGTCGCGCGGTTGGTGTGCATCGGCGCGACGCTATCCTATGCCATCGGCTCGATCATCACCCGGCGCTGCCCGCCAGTCGATCCGATCGCGTTCAGCACCACCGCATTGCTGGTGGCCAGCGCCATGATCCTGCCCGTCGCCCTGCTGGTCGAGGGGTTGCCGCACACCATGCCGCCCGTCAGCGCTTTGGCGGCTCTGGCGTATCTGGGGTTGCTGCCCACTGCGTTTGCCACGCTGGTTCTGGTGCATGTGATCCGCACGGCCGGTCCGACGTTCCTGACCATGACCAACTACCATGTGCCGGTCTGGTCGGTGATTTTCGGCACCGTGATCCTGGCGGAGCCGCTGCCACCGCAGTTCCTGATTGCCTTGGGGTTGATCTTGTTGGGCCTGCTGATCAGCCGGATCGGCCTGAAGCGCATCCATGCCAGCAGCGCAATGATCCGCTGA
- a CDS encoding PaaX family transcriptional regulator C-terminal domain-containing protein, with amino-acid sequence MPRTAMSKLAHSENEQSQPELRVEQIVQAMPLRAAGFIVTLYGDAVVPRGGEVWMGTIIEICAAVGISETLVRTAVSRLVTAGQLAGVRHGRHSFYRLSESVQAEYADAAALIYGPPDPVAWRFVYIPEGGAEPRLSQLERQGYARLRPHLAVGPARGPVPAGVLAFDGEAVGDTDLLPEFVAQTWDLATHAQGYVDLLAQFSPIMRQVPTLSPGDALTLRLLLVHAWRLVLQPDPRLPDAALPPDWPGHPARALFKTLYLALSPGAELHLSKIFEGVEGHRVRQARGHG; translated from the coding sequence GTGCCCAGAACCGCAATGTCGAAACTTGCGCATTCCGAGAACGAGCAATCCCAGCCGGAGTTGCGGGTCGAACAGATTGTTCAGGCGATGCCACTGCGTGCAGCCGGGTTTATCGTGACACTCTACGGTGATGCGGTGGTGCCGCGCGGCGGCGAGGTTTGGATGGGAACGATCATCGAGATTTGCGCGGCGGTCGGAATCAGCGAAACCTTGGTGCGCACGGCGGTCTCACGGCTGGTCACGGCGGGGCAGCTTGCGGGCGTCCGGCATGGGCGGCACAGTTTTTATCGGCTGTCCGAGAGCGTTCAGGCGGAATATGCCGACGCGGCGGCTCTGATCTACGGTCCGCCCGATCCAGTTGCCTGGCGCTTTGTCTACATCCCCGAAGGCGGTGCCGAGCCCCGCCTTTCGCAGCTTGAACGACAGGGTTATGCCCGCCTTCGGCCGCATCTGGCGGTTGGTCCGGCGCGTGGCCCGGTGCCCGCTGGTGTCTTGGCATTTGACGGCGAAGCGGTTGGCGACACCGACCTTTTACCGGAGTTCGTGGCGCAGACCTGGGACCTGGCCACGCATGCGCAGGGGTATGTCGACCTTCTGGCACAGTTTTCCCCGATCATGCGTCAGGTGCCGACTCTCTCGCCGGGGGATGCGCTCACGTTGCGGCTGCTCTTGGTTCACGCGTGGCGACTCGTCTTGCAGCCGGACCCGAGGCTGCCAGACGCAGCCTTGCCGCCGGACTGGCCGGGGCACCCGGCGCGCGCGCTCTTCAAGACATTGTACCTTGCGCTGTCGCCCGGGGCCGAGTTGCATCTTTCCAAGATATTCGAGGGTGTTGAGGGTCACAGAGTTCGGCAAGCCCGAGGCCATGGCTGA
- the pcaF gene encoding 3-oxoadipyl-CoA thiolase: MTEAFICDAVRTPIGRYGGALSSVRADDLAAAPLKALMARNGSVDWSLVDDVIYGCANQAGEDNRNVARMAVLLAGLPVNVPGTTINRLCASGMDAVGAAARAIKAGDCDLMIAGGVESMSRAPFVMPKATTAFSRAAEVFDTTIGWRFVNPAMHKAFGTHSMPETADNVAADWGVSRADQDAMALRSQQNWAAAHEAGLFADEIAPVSIPQRKGDPKIIDTDEHPRPQTDAAALAKLRGINGVDLTVTAGNASGVNDGAAALVIASEGAARAQGLTPRARVVGMAAAGIEPRVMGAGPIPAVKKLLARTGLSIAQMDVIELNEAFAAQGLAVLRDLGVADDDPRVNPMGGAIALGHPLGMSGARLVGTAMWQLQRTGGRYALCTMCVGVGQGVALIMERV, translated from the coding sequence ATGACCGAGGCTTTCATTTGTGATGCTGTTCGCACACCAATTGGCCGCTATGGCGGCGCGCTCTCGTCGGTTCGTGCCGACGACCTGGCCGCTGCGCCGCTCAAGGCCTTGATGGCCCGCAATGGCAGCGTGGATTGGTCTTTGGTCGATGACGTAATCTATGGCTGCGCCAATCAGGCGGGCGAAGACAATCGCAACGTGGCCCGCATGGCGGTTCTGCTGGCGGGGCTGCCGGTGAACGTGCCCGGCACGACGATCAACCGCTTGTGTGCCTCGGGGATGGACGCGGTCGGCGCCGCCGCGCGCGCAATCAAGGCGGGCGATTGCGATCTGATGATCGCCGGTGGCGTCGAAAGCATGAGCCGCGCGCCGTTCGTGATGCCCAAGGCGACAACGGCATTCTCGCGGGCGGCAGAGGTATTTGACACCACCATCGGCTGGCGGTTCGTGAACCCGGCGATGCACAAGGCGTTCGGCACGCATTCCATGCCCGAAACCGCCGATAACGTCGCCGCCGATTGGGGTGTCTCCCGCGCGGATCAAGACGCGATGGCGCTGCGCAGCCAGCAAAACTGGGCCGCGGCGCATGAGGCGGGCTTGTTTGCGGATGAAATCGCCCCTGTGTCGATCCCGCAGCGCAAGGGCGATCCGAAGATCATCGACACTGACGAACATCCACGCCCGCAAACCGACGCGGCGGCGCTGGCCAAGCTGCGGGGGATCAACGGCGTCGATCTGACTGTCACGGCGGGCAATGCCAGTGGCGTGAACGATGGCGCGGCGGCGCTGGTCATCGCATCCGAGGGGGCGGCGCGGGCGCAGGGCTTGACGCCACGCGCGCGGGTCGTCGGCATGGCGGCCGCGGGGATCGAACCTCGGGTCATGGGGGCCGGCCCGATCCCGGCGGTGAAAAAACTGCTGGCGCGCACCGGGCTGAGCATCGCGCAGATGGATGTGATCGAATTGAACGAAGCGTTCGCCGCGCAGGGCCTTGCCGTGCTGCGCGATCTGGGCGTCGCCGATGACGACCCTCGTGTGAACCCGATGGGCGGTGCGATTGCGCTGGGTCATCCGTTGGGGATGTCGGGCGCGCGTCTGGTCGGCACGGCGATGTGGCAATTGCAACGCACGGGCGGGCGCTATGCGCTGTGCACCATGTGCGTGGGCGTGGGTCAGGGTGTCGCCCTGATCATGGAACGGGTCTGA
- the paaA gene encoding 1,2-phenylacetyl-CoA epoxidase subunit PaaA, protein MYAQMVKSEATNDDPEKLAAFQARIDAGERIEPKEWMPEGYRKTLIRQIGQHAHSEIVGQLPEGNWITRAPTLERKAILLAKVQDEAGHGLYLYCAAETLGVSRDDLTEQLLSGRMKYSSIFNYPTLTWADIGAVGWLVDGAAIMNQVPLQRTSFGPYARAMVRICKEESFHQRQGYDLIRVMAQGTAEQKAMAQDALNRFWYPSLMMFGPSDKDSVHSTQSMAWKIKINTNDELRQKFVDQTVPQAHYLGLTIPDETLTWNDDKNGWDFAEPDWNEFYDVLKGNGPCNVERIEARQNAWNDGAWFRDGLMAHAKKADARRKAAKVAAE, encoded by the coding sequence ATGTATGCACAGATGGTAAAGTCCGAGGCGACCAATGACGACCCTGAAAAGCTGGCCGCGTTTCAGGCGCGCATCGACGCGGGCGAGCGGATCGAGCCCAAGGAGTGGATGCCCGAAGGCTATCGCAAGACGCTGATCCGGCAAATCGGCCAGCACGCGCACTCGGAGATCGTCGGTCAGTTGCCCGAGGGCAACTGGATCACCCGCGCGCCCACGCTGGAGCGCAAGGCGATCCTGCTGGCCAAGGTGCAGGATGAAGCGGGGCACGGGTTGTACCTGTATTGCGCCGCCGAAACGCTGGGCGTGTCGCGCGACGACCTGACCGAGCAATTGCTGTCGGGCCGGATGAAATATTCGTCGATCTTCAATTATCCGACGCTGACCTGGGCCGATATCGGCGCGGTTGGCTGGCTGGTCGATGGCGCGGCGATCATGAATCAGGTGCCGTTGCAGCGCACGTCTTTCGGGCCGTATGCCCGGGCGATGGTGCGGATCTGCAAGGAGGAAAGCTTTCACCAGCGGCAGGGCTACGATCTGATCCGGGTGATGGCGCAGGGCACCGCCGAGCAGAAGGCAATGGCGCAAGATGCACTGAACCGGTTCTGGTATCCGTCGCTGATGATGTTCGGGCCGAGCGACAAGGACTCGGTGCATTCGACGCAATCCATGGCGTGGAAGATCAAGATCAACACCAACGATGAATTGCGCCAGAAATTCGTCGACCAGACCGTGCCGCAGGCGCATTATCTGGGGCTGACGATCCCCGACGAGACACTGACGTGGAACGATGACAAGAACGGCTGGGACTTTGCCGAGCCTGACTGGAACGAGTTCTACGACGTCCTCAAGGGGAATGGTCCGTGCAACGTCGAGCGGATCGAGGCGCGTCAGAACGCCTGGAATGACGGTGCATGGTTCCGCGATGGTTTGATGGCACATGCCAAGAAAGCCGATGCCCGGCGCAAGGCGGCCAAGGTCGCTGCAGAATAA
- the paaB gene encoding 1,2-phenylacetyl-CoA epoxidase subunit PaaB — protein MSNEWPLWEVFIRGQHGLNHRHVGSLHAPDAELAMRHARDVYTRRNEGVSIWVVPSAEITASAPSDKGPLFDPANAKVYRHPTFYDIPDEVGHM, from the coding sequence ATGTCGAATGAATGGCCACTTTGGGAAGTGTTTATCCGGGGCCAGCATGGCCTCAACCATCGGCATGTGGGCAGCTTGCACGCGCCCGATGCGGAATTGGCGATGCGTCACGCGCGCGACGTCTACACCCGGCGCAATGAGGGGGTGAGTATCTGGGTGGTGCCGTCGGCCGAGATTACCGCGTCGGCCCCGTCCGACAAGGGCCCATTGTTTGATCCGGCAAATGCCAAGGTCTATCGCCACCCGACATTTTACGACATTCCCGATGAAGTGGGGCACATGTAA
- the paaD gene encoding 1,2-phenylacetyl-CoA epoxidase subunit PaaD, whose amino-acid sequence MSAAIEQVWTWLGEVPDPEIPVISLTDLGIIRDVAYEGETLVVTVTPTYSGCPATSVINFEIEKKLRDKGVADVRLKRQLSPPWTTDWINPAARQALKDYGIAPPIDGTAADGVIAGRIARMSGDNRAVECPRCGSTSTEKVSQFGSTPCKASYRCTDCLEPFDYFKCI is encoded by the coding sequence ATGAGCGCCGCCATCGAGCAGGTCTGGACCTGGTTGGGCGAAGTGCCCGACCCCGAGATTCCGGTCATCAGCCTGACCGATCTGGGGATCATCCGCGACGTGGCCTATGAGGGCGAGACACTGGTGGTCACCGTCACGCCGACTTATTCGGGCTGCCCGGCCACCAGCGTGATCAACTTCGAGATCGAGAAAAAACTGCGCGACAAGGGGGTGGCCGATGTGCGCCTCAAACGCCAGCTTTCGCCGCCCTGGACGACGGACTGGATCAACCCTGCGGCGCGGCAGGCGCTGAAAGACTATGGGATTGCGCCGCCCATTGACGGCACCGCTGCCGATGGTGTGATCGCCGGGCGCATAGCGCGCATGAGCGGTGACAACCGAGCGGTGGAATGCCCGCGCTGCGGCTCGACATCGACCGAAAAGGTCAGCCAATTCGGCTCGACCCCGTGCAAAGCGAGTTACCGCTGCACGGATTGCCTTGAACCCTTCGACTATTTCAAATGTATTTGA
- a CDS encoding 2Fe-2S iron-sulfur cluster-binding protein, with translation MARFLPLEVTNVQKDTRDAVVVTLRPRPEDADRFAFTQGQYLTFRREFEGEELRRSYSICAGLDEGLLKVGIKRVDGGAFSTWANENLSPGIVLEAMPPMGNFHVPLQADKGRSYLGFAGGSGITPVLSILKTVLTREPQSRFTLVYANRQMSSIMFREELEDLKNIYLGRLSVIHVLEAEGQEIDLFTGRVDDEKMTALFTNWVDPKTVDVAFICGPEPMMLTIARSLKDNGLGDDQIKFELFASGQPGRAKHKAVSKVADSGEACEATVTLDGATRSFRMPKSGESLLDAALSNNLDAPYACKAGVCSTCRAKVLEGDVEMHTNHALEDYEVKQGYVLTCQCYPLSDKVVVSYDQ, from the coding sequence ATGGCCCGTTTCCTGCCCCTTGAAGTGACCAACGTGCAGAAAGACACCCGTGATGCGGTTGTCGTGACGCTGCGCCCGCGCCCCGAAGACGCGGATCGTTTTGCCTTTACCCAAGGTCAATATCTGACGTTCCGACGTGAGTTTGAAGGGGAGGAATTGCGCCGCTCGTATTCGATCTGCGCGGGGCTTGACGAGGGGCTGCTGAAGGTCGGCATCAAGCGCGTTGACGGCGGTGCGTTCAGCACTTGGGCGAATGAGAACCTGTCGCCGGGAATCGTGCTGGAGGCGATGCCGCCAATGGGCAATTTCCATGTGCCGTTGCAGGCCGACAAGGGCCGCAGCTATCTCGGCTTTGCCGGCGGGTCCGGGATCACGCCAGTGCTGTCGATCCTGAAAACTGTGCTGACCCGCGAGCCACAGTCACGGTTCACGCTGGTCTATGCCAACCGTCAGATGTCTTCGATCATGTTCCGCGAGGAGCTGGAGGATCTGAAGAATATCTATCTGGGCCGCCTGTCGGTGATCCATGTCCTCGAGGCGGAAGGGCAGGAAATTGATCTGTTCACCGGCCGCGTCGATGACGAGAAAATGACGGCCCTGTTCACCAATTGGGTTGATCCGAAGACGGTTGATGTGGCCTTTATCTGTGGGCCAGAGCCGATGATGCTGACGATTGCGCGCAGCCTCAAGGACAATGGTTTGGGCGATGACCAGATCAAGTTCGAGCTGTTTGCCAGCGGCCAGCCCGGGCGTGCCAAACACAAGGCCGTCAGCAAGGTCGCGGATAGCGGCGAGGCCTGTGAGGCCACGGTCACGCTGGACGGGGCGACCCGCTCATTCCGGATGCCGAAATCCGGCGAGAGCCTGTTGGACGCGGCCTTGAGCAACAATCTGGATGCGCCCTATGCGTGCAAGGCAGGGGTTTGTTCGACTTGCCGCGCCAAGGTGTTGGAGGGTGACGTCGAGATGCACACCAACCACGCGCTTGAGGATTACGAGGTCAAGCAAGGCTATGTGTTGACCTGCCAATGTTACCCGCTCAGCGACAAAGTTGTCGTCAGCTACGATCAATAA
- a CDS encoding Phenylacetic acid catabolic protein, protein MPIEDYLAHGGKLTSPGNVPARYRGELLRLMASFVDSELAASAGFADTINDAPGIKSRIAARIVLEKADHAEKVLSIMAEFGVDTGRYEGVHPWAARVAREADIGATRQGGDMRLSVFHYPLQGWVDAVVMNVLQGLAAKVQIGEMARVSYQPLAEVFRAVAPIEARHAELGLEGLSQIAATEAGRAEAEASLAYWRPRVAAGFGAANSARFERLSRMGLRHRTNEVLLAEWSATVDAHLSDMTLI, encoded by the coding sequence ATGCCGATCGAAGACTACCTGGCGCACGGTGGGAAACTGACCTCGCCGGGCAATGTGCCCGCGCGCTACCGGGGTGAATTGCTGCGCTTGATGGCGTCGTTTGTCGATAGCGAATTGGCGGCCTCGGCCGGGTTTGCCGATACGATCAATGACGCGCCGGGGATCAAGAGCCGGATTGCTGCCCGGATTGTGCTGGAAAAAGCCGATCACGCGGAAAAAGTCCTGTCGATCATGGCCGAGTTCGGCGTCGACACCGGGCGCTATGAGGGGGTCCACCCCTGGGCGGCGCGGGTTGCGCGTGAGGCGGATATCGGCGCGACGCGGCAGGGCGGTGACATGCGGCTTTCGGTGTTCCACTACCCGTTGCAGGGTTGGGTCGATGCCGTGGTGATGAACGTGCTGCAAGGTTTGGCGGCCAAGGTTCAGATCGGGGAAATGGCGCGGGTCAGCTATCAACCGCTGGCCGAGGTGTTCCGCGCGGTGGCGCCGATCGAGGCGCGTCATGCGGAGCTGGGGCTTGAGGGGTTGTCGCAGATCGCGGCGACCGAAGCGGGCCGAGCCGAGGCCGAGGCCAGTCTTGCGTATTGGCGCCCTCGGGTCGCGGCAGGGTTCGGTGCCGCCAATTCGGCCCGGTTCGAGCGGCTGTCGCGCATGGGTTTGCGGCACCGTACCAACGAGGTTTTGCTGGCCGAATGGTCTGCGACTGTGGACGCGCATCTGTCCGACATGACACTGATTTGA